TGCGCAGGAGGAGCTTCCTCAAGAACGATGATCTCATCCTTACAGCTGACTTCAATGGTGAGAGTGAGAAAATTAGCTGCTCTACCTGGCTATATCAGACTGCTGCCTGATACACATAGCCTGGCCTCACAATATACAGTTGGGATGAAGTTTGTCAGCTCTCCTTTTACTTTTGACTAACAAATGCATGCTTAGCTTTGTTGAACGGAcactaaaaaaacatttatatgcCCTTTCAAATCACATCATTTATCTATATTAAAAAGTCTCTGTTTATAAAGtataaatttaatttaaaattagCTACAATACATCAGATTAGAAGAGGGTTCACATTTTACCCTTGTTAGTGTAAattgtgccatttttttctctgccaTATTGACAAGTACATTATAGGATTTGCTGTCTGATTCACAGAGACCGTCATGACAAAATGTTACCATAACATTTTCCCTTCGCTCGTTATTCATTTAGATTTGACCCACCTGATCAAGACTGAGGTGCCCATCACACCAGCCACACCCAGTAATGACATCACAGATGAGAAGCCaatcagagaggagaaaatgagaccGGATGTTCCAAAACACAGAGAAGCACGTGCTGCAGCCAGTGACCCCTGTTTTCCCAACCCCTGTCTTAATGGAGGCGTGTGTGTGGACAGTCAAGGGACAGcctcatgcaggtgtgtgtgtgtgtgtgtgtgtgtgtgtgtaatgcataTAAATGTGTATTTGCATTTCTCTACCTCTGAGCGGTTTCAATTGTGGACATAAGAAGTTAGCACTTTTTAGggaagtgaggacattttggcctGTCCTCATATTGAAAAAGTGTCATTTTagatttagggttagggttagaatagGCTACGGTTAGGGAAAGCACTAAGGTTAGGCATGTGTCGGGTTAAGGGTTAAGACGAGAGTTGGAGGGTTAGATAATAAATGCAGTCAATGGGTACTGTTGTACTGTCCCACGTACAACTGTAAAAATGTTccagttcatgtgtgtgtacctgtgtctATGTCTATATCTGTGTACAGACAATAGTAAGGATATCATGTTACTGGTCTCCCTGCCAGTCATGTGTCTGGTATGTGACATCTGATGTGATAGATAACTGGGAAGAGCTGAGTCAGAGTGGCTGTATGATAGTTTGTTGCCAGTAACTCATCTAAATACTGTTATGCAttcacagaatttgaatgaacaAACCGGGCACTGGTGTATCAAGTTCATCTACTTTCATACAGTCAAGATAACTGCCATAGAATTTTAACAATGTTCTTCATTAGCATATTGTTGCTTACAACCGTTGCTATATCATGCTTGCTTTTATCATGGAGCCCAGTGTGTAGAATCAAAATGCCGCTGGTCCTaattgttgacaaaatgacGCCTCAGCGTTGCCTCGGGCCATTAATGACATAAGTGAGTCACTCTAGGtggaattaaaataaaaattcgAAGGCTTTTCTCATCCTAAGCCTGGAAAAAAATAACTGAAGTTTATTTAGCAtgattaaagctacactaggtgaggtttgtatgtaaaaatccacccattTTAACACCTTATTTCACCTTATTTTcccaaattaaatgaaatacaaaCTCTCTtagcagtgagcgagcgctccagctggactcaccagcatTAGATCTTTTAcgtctctcatccctttggtatgctttgatataaagcatcacagacagcTGGGTTGGAAAACATGACTGTATTATTGCTTGGAATTTGTATGTGCACTGTTTtacaggaagtaaaagtaatgtgtACATTTCTTGGCATTTATTGGTGTTAATAGGTGCACATTGTGATAcagataaatgaaatgaaattaccAAATTAGTGGAATTACGTGAGTCGCACCACAAACATGTCGACAAGAATAATCAAAATAAGAGTGTGCGTGGCCGTGAGCTACCTACAGTTCACTACAATgaattttgtttcatgaaataATTTTTCATAGTAAAAAATGACGTTTCTGTCCACTACTCTGCAGGTGTGCCTCGGGCCAGGCCACTTACTACGCTGGCAAGAGATGTGAGAAGCAGCACGTAGACGGAGGCATCCTGGGCGTTCTGATTGGTGGCACAGCGGGGACTGTCGTTCTGACTCTGGCCATCTTCTCTGTCATCAGGAGGCCTCATTGAAACGCATTTCAGATGACTAGTGTTTCCTCTACAAATTTTATTCAGCAGTGCACTGCAGCGAGGACATTCCCAGTGTCCCAAGAGGTATTTGTTAAACTAGGGCTCAATTTGGACATGAAACCTCAAGATTAGTTGAATGTTTTCCTCAAAGTGGGTCTTGAGGTGTCTTTAGTTTCTCAAATCTGAATCCCAGGCTGAAAAAGTTGAAGTCTGTGCTAgggaaaatgtaattaaatctTTTCAATAACCAAGTCCGCTTTCCcccaaaaatacaaataagCATAGGGTTCATGTTTAAAATTAAGGCTTTTATTATAAAGTATTTTAAATTAAGAACAGCGCAAGAAAATCAGGACCAAAAGAGGAACAGATATTAAACCAAAAAATGTCCCCCAATAACCACTGCAATTAAAgattataggggaaacactaCAGCCAACAGAACATAGTACATCTATAACACCCATATTGACAACATTGATAGGATGCTTCAACCTCTGTGTCCTATGTgctatgtgtgtatttgtatgtgaaCAGcaatcatactgtatgtagtcTATTGGAGGGATTAATGctatgaaaatgtatgtttgaattgaaatctGTCAATTGTGCATAGCGTGaagaatgataaaaaaaaacaagtgttatattaattttcttttatttcattggATATTTTGTGACAAATATATAgtagttacacacacaaacagtataCAGGCAACGGCAGGCCAATGTAAAGTGAAGCACTTTGGTTCATGTAAAATAGTCTACATTTACAGCAATTGCTACTCAACAAAACTATTAAACCAAGCCTGACTATTCCTAAATAatctattttgttttatgtacAAACAACTTCCAATAAATTGGTTTCAATGGATATGGATTAAAAACCTCTCCTTAAAGCTACACCTTGATAGTTTCAATTTCagtcttttgtttttcacttaCAAGGCACTTTTCATGTACATGGAAAACaatttctgtgtttgttctaCCCTTAAAATGGCATATTAACATTGCTAACATCCTGCCATTACCATCCCTACCTTGTTAACTTGTTAGTGGTACACACTGGTTTCAGTGTGGAATTCTAATTACGTTAACTGAAGTGCCAGTTCAGATGCTATTTCACATCCTGTCATCCCTACAATTGTAATGAGTGTTTGGTGAAGAAAGAATATcagactaaaattcaaaatgtcaaagtatccCTTTGAGTTCAAAATGGTGGCCTCATGGACTGACATCATTACCCATCCCACAGTGTAAAGCTGATAAAGAAATAGTGGTTGTGTTTTACATTATTGGGTATGTAAGGAGGACCACATGACGGCAACCAAGGAGGCTGTCATATTTATGCATTTGgttcattcattatttttcagaaaGCAGTTTAAGACAGTAACCATTAACAAATCACACAGTAACTACAGTGTACATGGAAAAACTTCACACAATAGCGCCAAATAAAAATCTACACTATTAAAATGTCATCAGAGCTACAGAAACTTGTTTTGCCTGTTTTATAGCTGCAACAAAATCTCTCTTACTCGCAAGATGTTACACAAATGTGGTTACAGGTTGATTTTGGTCCTATCCAAATCCATTgactgtgtgggtttgtgtgtgtttatggtatatgttgataatgaaaatatgcACCTATTTTAGGAGCATCTCTGACATTTATCTACTCTCTATATGGGATTGCCCCGTCGTCAAAGATTTTTGTAACAAAATTTATATTGGCACATTACAGCATACGACTCCACCcctctttatttttacatgATGATCCTGATGAAGTACAAACTCACTGAACTGACATCAGAAACTTCTTCTGATAGGTTTCACAATTGCAAAAGATTTATTTCACCTAATTGGAACTAAAGACAAAATACCTCTCTAAATCACCAGATTGGCTTAATAGGTAAACATTTGAACAAGTAACTTTATCTcttaaaaatgatcaaaatacatttttatgatgaaaacatgaaaaccatGTAAGGTATGGAGGATAAGTCTATGGTCAGACCCTATGGCAGatgctctctttttttcttgcgCTAAGGTATTTTTCCTCATAATATTGAGTTCTTTTTTCTCAatataacaaaatcagcagATGACATGCAGATTAATGACAAACATTTGTAATttttctaacaaaaaaaaaaaaaagggctcgtaattgaaagaaaaaatcTTGTTATGGTAGAAcaggctgattttttttaaacaaatgcaaTGCGCATCTGCACAGGGCCTatcaaagagaaaataaaaaagaatctGGCATCAAAATTTATACAGGAACTTTTAGTTTCCAGGGCAGGTTTTGAGATTGATTTTAAGTCAGTTCTGTGTCAGGAAGTGAAGTCTTTATCCAGACTCAGTTATTttcaaatgatgatgatgattatactTTTCAATCAATTGAATGGATATATTCAGAACATTAGTCTCCTATTTCACAAAActcattaatttattttcacctTGACCATAGTAGCTGTCAAAGAACTAGTCCAATACAAAGCAAATTGCAAGATGTCTTCTCTTGTAGGCTTTAAATGGAGTTGCATGCATGTGAGTTGCAGTCTCCTTTGGTTTGCTCAGTAATCACATTCTGAAATGCAGAGAGGATCAAATATTTATAACATATATAGGGTGGATTTGCACACCTTCAAATAGATTTTCTGTCGATGTGGGCACACAACTGATATTTTCATTGCTATTTAAACAATCAGAATAGACAATTAAAATTTAAACAATCAGaatcatttaaatattttaatacattttaataaatgtGTCTATATAGCAGCTGGAGTAAACAAAACATCAAGTGTCAAGGTGAGACTTCTATACATGTGTGCTATCAAACTTCGTCATAGTTTACAGCacttcattttctacaaatcatatctgttctttattgagcagtgtcttattaataaaagtaaaagttaatgttatcttgaaaacatattttttaactgaatcttcacaccttagctgcaaaatttcacacaactcccacaatcctctttgcattttcaaaaagaaTTGTACACTATCACTACAAATACACCAtaggactgtacagaatctatATGTGTTTAGCCTTaacaaaaggaaaggaaggcCAATGTTCGGTGGAACACTGCTCAGGTGTCCTGTCCtcgttttttttgtattgcacttccaaaaaaataaaaataacaaggCTATTTCCATTCGAGAAACAATATATCATATATAAATCTGGTTTTGAAGACCCAAGATACCCCAGAAGTAACCCAAGATGGGAAGTAGGGTGGCATTGTGATTAGGAAAAACACCCTTCAAATGGAAGACCTGGGTTTAACACCCTGTGACAGTAAGCATCCGCCCAGGTGAAGTGTCCTGTCCAAGACACTgaggtccagattcactaacATTGTTTTGCAAGGGCGATCGGCGGATTTTCTACACATAAGTTGCATGAGTTTTGTCTGAGAGATTTATGCAAATTAAGTGAAAATAAGAGCACTGTGCAAGCAAATAGCCCCctttatcatattttatttattcctgTAAACTCTTTATGCCACCTTTCAACGGATCTTTTATGCACTACAATAATTTGGGGGAGTTGGTGTTGCGAAATGGTAGTGAATTGGGTGCAATTTCGATTTGCATGGCCTCACTTACAAATACACATTATGTgggcaaaataataaaatctacatataatttacatatgcatgaccatAACGGGTGTCCTGGTgtctcagtggtctaaggtgcgcACCATGTAACCGCAACGTCTTGGGAtcgaatctggcccaggacctttgcaTGTCATtctccccatctttcctgtctatctctactgtcaactatccaaaataaaggcaaaatggccaaaaaattatctttaaaaaaaacgaatataaaaaaaaaggacactttattttttaagtagCGTTATTAGGAACGCTTTCCATTCATTGCACACACTCAGTGAATACCATGGtattctgatttggtcattttggtgatatagCGCATGCTCTTCCCTACGCAAATTGAACGTTATGTTTTTATAAATAAGGTATGAACAGACAGACCACAAACATCATGAACATTAAAAATACAGAACTGTGTGGAGAGCATCACCAAACTCAGATGTGATCAGAACATGACATCTTTTCACTTAGACTGCAATTTAAATGCAGCCATAGGTTTGAAATTCAGTGCTCACTGAAATGGTAAAGATGTAGCATTGAAGTTGCAAGAAATTCATGGACACAAGTAAAAGAGTGGATAATAATGACACCAATATAATACAGACCTCAATCTTCATCTGTCTTTTGAGTTTGTGGTGGCAGTCAAATTTCTCATGCTCTCACTTTTTCCTTTTGATGGTGTCTGAGGGGAGAGATGAACTAAATTAAGCATGCATGTTTCCTTCATTTTATGATGTATAACTGGACAGACCTGATTCTAAACTTACCTTAGCCATTATGAGCTTGAACAGTTCTTTTCGAACCTGTTATTAATAGCACAAATGGGTTGGTTTATAGTCAAAGGAGCTGATAGATAAATTGGTAACCCTTCCTTTTGCAGTCACCCTGTTTACCAGGTAAATACATGGCAAGCATAGTAAGTTACAAAGTAATttaattggaattggaattatGCCATTAAATTTGGGCTGTTACCATCCTAAACATGTCCAGTGCAGTTACCTGAATTGATGAGTAATACCAGcgatttttcaaaataattcaGCCATTTCTAAGTATTCTACTTAGTACTTGGTAAATACCTAGTATTTAAGGTGACTGTAAAATTGAAGGGTTACCGATATATAATCAACATATGACAGTTACAGAGTGATAAATAATGATTGATAAAGATACTTGACCATCCTACCTTTTGCTCTGCAAAACATCCTGTTAGAAAAATGAAGAAGCCCTGAAAATAAAGACAAGTTTAGTATAACAATtttcaaacatttatttttgcacAGACATTGCAGATTTTTAACTGTTTCAAAATACCTGGAAGGAATTGAGGATGGTGAAACTGTACTGAACAATAGTAACCATGATCCCCTTTTTGCCGTCCAGACTGAGTTGAACGAAGCCAAGAATCCATGTTACTCCAAAGACCGGTGTTAGGAAGACTACCACCTTGAGGATACTTTTGGCCGTCTCCTTGTCATCTGCCTTGCTGCCATCAGGGACCGAGGACTTCAGCAGAGTTAGAATGACCACAGCCATGGCAAAGAGGTTTGTCATGAGGACAGTTCCCACAGGGAGGAGGAAAGCGTGCATGGAGCCTATCAAGAGCCCATCGAAGGTGAGCCAGCAGGTTTTCGCATTGTGATAGGGCTTTTCGGTGTATTTGTAATACACATAGCTGGCTCCCACTATGATGATTGGGAAAAAATAGCCTATGATGCTGGAGAAGAACATAAAGACTCTTTTCCTTAGCGGGTTAAAGACAAAGATGAGCTGGTGGACGAGCATGACACTCAGGGACAGCATCCAGCCAAACATGGCCAGGAAAAAGAAGTGTTTGCACACAGTCAAGGCTAGGCACCAGGTGTCGTTGAGCTTGTCAGGAAATGAGGAAGCCAAGAAACTGCAGTCAGccaggaagaggcagagggagatgtTCACCAGGGCGGTGTGGCGGAAGTGTGAGAGGTTGGTCTTGACTACAGACGACCACACCAGAGCCTCAATGATGAGGAAGAGCAGCAAGCAGCAGATGGACACACCCAGGCCCACGTAAGTGATCTCATCTAGGAACGGGAGGATGACGGGCGTCTTGGACATGAGGACAGAGAACGAGGTCAGGTGGTTACACTGGCAAAGGGTACGGTTACCATGACTAGGTTTCAACGTGCAACCTTCATCTGACCAATCATTCTTTTTGGGGTCCCAGAAGACGCAGAAAAATTTATTATGATCCGGTTCGTTCTTGGGGAAGTTCAGTGTGATTTGTACGGACGAATCAGTGTTGCCCTCCAGTGTGGCTGATATTAAGAGGCTGGAGCTCTCCGTGTCGTGGAAGTTGTTTGTTAATTTCTCCATTAGATTTTTCACACCGACAGTTTTGAGGATTCCGGAGGTCCTGTTCATACTGACACCAATGTCAAACACGGAGGTATTACAGTCAGGTTTTGAGCAGATTTGGAGGTCTAGATTTTGAGTGTTGCATCGTTCGCTGTTGTTGACCTTGATATTCTTCACTAGACCCTCCACAGACTGGAGGTAATTTGATGACATGGACTCTTGAAGGGATGTGTTGACCCCACCCCATGTCTGATTCAGCATGTCGCTTGCTGCGCCAAGAAACTCCTAAAATGGACAATAAAGAATTTCAGTGCTCAGTTACAGTATACTGTCaggtaaaaaaaagtgtatCTCAAAAACATCAACTTTTAAGGAACCCAGAAAAACAGCCAACCAATTCATCCTTTAACTGAAACTAcgacatgaaaatcaccaaaattggagttacgaggttttcacaagATGACAGCAATATGCTAAAATAATACACAGTATCAGAGGATACAGAGCTTTATGACAGCTTCATCTCTATTAAGTCATAAAATACAACATACGTAATCCGAAGTTTGAAATATGATACATGAAAAAGCGAGGCTGCATGTCTGGTAATTAGAGTAAGAATATTAGTAATCCACATGGGCTTACAGGAAAGAGATCTTCTTTCAAGTCGATATTTTCTGATGCACTGGCCATTGTATTTAGAACATTGATGGATGCGGTCAAGTCAGCCATATTGTCATTTGTATCTGTAGTGGGTCTAGAGTTGTTCTTGAGCCCCGTAAATATATTCTTAGCCACCTCCTGGGTAGCCCCTAGTCCCTGATTGAAGTTCTAGAAAAGTAACAATAAAGAGTCTCCATATTGTCATTTGTAACAATGTACAAAGCACACAGTTTTTCAAAATAGTGATT
This genomic stretch from Centroberyx gerrardi isolate f3 chromosome 18, fCenGer3.hap1.cur.20231027, whole genome shotgun sequence harbors:
- the adgrf3b gene encoding adhesion G-protein coupled receptor F3; protein product: MQSRSLMFLVGPVFIYYQISLFKTMVTGMDIYIAELMVESNVTLEASTILSVLNTGSEFEVTDNTGTTHKVAISQSELVAECLLVGDKSTCNCSEGYIWSNDVCYNTTTCCTESSCFKNVSHYTPLCIPKVKVHINGSVKLDSGTWDTSKSDQVESAFKELNGFEGINITGQREDNSIADFEAHVSVRFETFRLQSAVTTLESNLHASILVDTLGMVAIEAPNTSVCYLSNQTLKCTFEEATGSSGWNMSRRNERFELNNGSVVKLNNNCSTKEYKSCVEVSLSQVTGNWAGTYECGFTSGSVRHTAKTELAVALLPDEVTMRIDPLTADCSMPKTEYVEVEVSATILKSTETFNVTWSYRGKTKYQLFPTASGDDLVYSVKAQIECEFTTDPQYVNITFMNMNQQQKSGRVDIPVIYVGKAFCRKDVLNGEEWPKTPDGDTVINRTCEEGRVGYKSRTCKANNWLPVFSYCVSEQLNKVFNAAENFNQGLGATQEVAKNIFTGLKNNSRPTTDTNDNMADLTASINVLNTMASASENIDLKEDLFPEFLGAASDMLNQTWGGVNTSLQESMSSNYLQSVEGLVKNIKVNNSERCNTQNLDLQICSKPDCNTSVFDIGVSMNRTSGILKTVGVKNLMEKLTNNFHDTESSSLLISATLEGNTDSSVQITLNFPKNEPDHNKFFCVFWDPKKNDWSDEGCTLKPSHGNRTLCQCNHLTSFSVLMSKTPVILPFLDEITYVGLGVSICCLLLFLIIEALVWSSVVKTNLSHFRHTALVNISLCLFLADCSFLASSFPDKLNDTWCLALTVCKHFFFLAMFGWMLSLSVMLVHQLIFVFNPLRKRVFMFFSSIIGYFFPIIIVGASYVYYKYTEKPYHNAKTCWLTFDGLLIGSMHAFLLPVGTVLMTNLFAMAVVILTLLKSSVPDGSKADDKETAKSILKVVVFLTPVFGVTWILGFVQLSLDGKKGIMVTIVQYSFTILNSFQGFFIFLTGCFAEQKVRKELFKLIMAKTPSKGKSESMRNLTATTNSKDR